From Daucus carota subsp. sativus chromosome 6, DH1 v3.0, whole genome shotgun sequence:
TgcacacgaaaagtacacgaaatgtACACGAATGAAATATACACAAAATGTACACGAAATggaaaaaatagaatattaaattacattttaatattttaaaaattgatatttaattaagttttatatattatttgatattatatctatgttatttataaaaactactattacaattaaattatatatgataaatcatgttattattaattattattaattatctattattataattaattaattatatcgtGTACCTCGtctcgtgtcgtgtcgtgtacccgaTGGGTAAACCCAAAACCGACATAAAATTaagtcgtgtactttcgtgtaagGCTGTACATTCAATCCGCTCAACCGCATCAACCACCCGCAACCGATCCGTGTATTATGGATAACCGCACAATGTGGGCGGTCGCGGATGGATTTTTTAATAACCATTAATTTGCGATTTGGTTGcggattcattttttttaaaaccgcAAAAAACCAACCGCAACCGTCAACCgcacattatataaatttaaatatttttattatatatgtttatatatttacatatagatattcacataaataaaaaaaattactaaattaatgaaatttggaCTCTTTGAGCAAGGCCCAATATAAATTAGTCAATGTGTCCATGACTGTAATTTATTTCATGCTCCATATGGAAACTTATATCAGAGTGTACGATAGAACTTCTTTGTCTAACTATTTTAGCGGTTGAACCGCAACTCAAACCGCAACCAACCGCAATTACGTGGgtggatttggttggtttttTTTAACCAACGGTTTGGTCGCGGTTTGAGATTTTAGAAAACCGCAAGttgcggtttggttcggttattACCCTCCAACCGAACCAATCCGAACCGCGTACAGGCCtactttcgtgttcgtgtatttttcgtgtTATAAACGCAAACACGAATTTTTCGTGTCGTTCAATCATGTCGTGTATGAAATTGCCGGGTCTAATCCCGGGGACCTGGGCTATTCCGGAACCCAGCAATGTACTGCCTAAATACCAACTATCGATGCCGATGATGACAAATCTGATGATGTTTTTATAGATTATCTATGATAAGAATGAGTCGACCAATATGCATAATTTATACTACAAAACAAAACTAACGTAAGCAGCCGTACCATGACATGAGTGTTGATGTTTAACAGAATAAAGGATTAGTGACTTGTTAATCCACAAGCACACATAGTCAAGTAATTTGCTTTCTTATGCTTAATCATATTACTATCCTAGTATTCTTTTGTTTACTCTCATCTTTAGGGACGGCTGATGACCAACCCATATTCTATCCACTTCTATTATTTAAACTGCGCCAAGATGCTTCCTGCAATTATGTTAAAGAATGGAAAATTGCTATTTTTCTTGGGAAAAAACGTGCCATTTAGAGTAGCTAAGGCTGCGTGCGGTTCAATAGAAAAGATTCGAGTTTTGACATAAGTGAAGATAATTTTTTAATGGTTCAAACTCATATACCATAAAATTTAGTTGAGAAACTAGCGAGAAATTAGCCTAAATATCACGAGAATGCTGGATGCCTCTGCAACTTTTTCTAATTCTTACTGATGAGCTCGTGAAAACAGTAAATGAGCTTTTTCTGGGCTCAATTAGGTAATGTTTTAAACCAGTTCGTGAGTTTGGCAGATGAATCACAGAGATTGTTTGTGGACATGACTTGCCAATTGTTTGTGAATCCCGTGAAAGACTTATTTATCTTAATGAATTGAGTTCAACGGAATCCAATCTGAATAACTGATCCAAACAAACAACATATATGACAAATCATCACCACAAATATACAAGGTAGATTAAAAACACTCCTAGAAAGTTGGACAAGGAAATCACAAAACCGTTTCCTTTCACCTTGTTCCTAGAGTCTAGTGATAAGTGGAACTACTACATGTGCATGACACAACATAAAAAACACAGTAGAACACAATTCTACAAGCTGAATGCTGGATACTACTACTAATTGTATGCTAGGAGTTCTCCTTCACCAAGAAAAAGGTCTGTAATATGCAACCTTTTTCAAGTGCTGGATGGAAAAGAAGGCGGTGGTTAGAGAGAATTAGAGTTTCACGGTCTGCTTTAAAAATCGGCAGCCGGTGAAAATATTATAGGAGATGTGTCTAAAGGTCTTGATCTGATTCTAAGTGACGCGATCAGTATTGATCATTCCAGAAGAAAGTATTCATAGTGTCTGATGAGGCTGAGCCCATACTTTCTGGTTGCTTTTGTGTATTCAGGTTAGTGTGTTCTTCCTGATGAGCATTGCCTAAAGAGAGATTTGTAGGCATCATAAAGTTATTGCTGTGGTCTAGAGTATCCCAGGCAGGACTGCCCGGACCCCAACCTCCCGGGAATGGATTGAACCAAGTATCTGAAATATCGCCCCAAACCAATTCAGAGGAGGACCCTAAAACGCCTCCTCCGGCTCCAGAACTCCCAACACTGGGTTGCAAGTACTCGCCAGCACTCGATCCTAATCCAGAATCGTTATTGAGATTATCACCCGATTTGGCGAGTGGCAGCAACTCTGTATCGGAAGCCTGATTAAGGATCTCAGGAAATTCTTGAGCCTGTTTTGAAGCTTCAGGGGACAATGTAGATGAACTAGGTTCCACACCCACTGTTTTATCTTTATTAAGAAATCTCTCGGGGAAATTGAGCCTGGCATTTTCACCTCTCAACTTGAAGGCCTCGCGATCATATGCCATAGCAGCTTCCTCGGCAGTGTCAAAAGTTCCAAGCCAAAGACGAGTCCTGTTTCGAGGGAGACGTATCTCTGCAACCCATTTTCCCCAATGCCTTTGTCTCACGCCTCTGTATAGCTTTGTTTGGGCTATAGGCTGAATAGGTGGTCTAAAAAGAGCCCTACTATCCTGTCCCAGCttgttcatcatcatcatccttcctCTCGGACTCAAATTCAACGCATTGCTCCAGTACTGCAACAACTCCTGTTGCTGGTACTTGGGTGATGCTGCTAAGTCGCCGCAAAAGTATGGCGGGAATCCAAATCCTTGGTGGTGACGAGGCTCAAAAGAAATCATCTGCTGCTGAGTTTGTTGATTGTTCATTGGAGGGCTGTGTAAACTTTCGATAGCCTGTGGAGACCCATTAAACGCGAAAGGAAACTGTGTTGAAGATGAAAGCGGAATCGATACAGGTGATGTAGATGTTGCGGTGGTAGCAGGAGATGAGAAGTGGGAAAAGTCTTGGTTGATTTTCTTGAAAGGCCTATCTGACATGGAAGCTTCTTCAAAAATTGTCTTCCACTGTCGCATTTCTAGACCGGTATAATCAAAATCCTTAAATTGATCTTTGTCCCCATCCATACTACTTATAAAATGAGATTCTTCAACAACCATCTTCGATTTGCTATTCATTGATTTACCCGAAAATAAACTCACCCAGTGACGGAACCAGAACTCGGAAAAACCCGTTCAGGATTAAAAAAAAGCAAGAGAACTTGCCGCCCGCTCTTTGGTAATAAGGGAACTACTACTAAAGCTGATTGTATTGAACTAGAGAATTTATGGTGAGAGAGTGAGCGAGCGGCTTTGAGAGAAGTTGAGTTCAAGTgttgtatgtgtgtgttttggATTCGAAGAGGAGGTGGATTTATAACAAGGCAGGAAAAGATCTTGTTAACATTTTGATCTAGTGACAAGGACTCGGAGAAGTGGGGTCGGGGGGTAGTTGGTTGGTTCGTGCTTCTCATTTGAGCCCACGCGTTTTTTACTTTTCTATTTCCGTAGCTTGCACTCTAATATTGGCTCTTACTTGCACTCGCAAACACCATTTCAGTTTCATGTCAGCGTTAATGCCTCTTACTCTGAATTATGCTATGTCATCCTACAACTTACAACTAGTTTAAGATGTCTCAGTGCGCAAAGCCTCATAATTTGTCCCATATATTCTCAAATTTTACGTAAACAAGCTATTTCGATAAATTAAACCTCTTGCTTTTGACAAAATGAAATTGTTTCTTCTGTAGGGGATAAAATTGTTTGTTGATTTATGATCACCTAATATTTAcaacaattaaaattattttaagtattttaacTTTATCCGAATGTATAACTTGATATTGTTTGTAGGGGATAAGTGATTGAtttgttaaaacattttttcatttattcaaaaatatgtgTCACTTTTGCATtcacaaaaaatttacatattgtattttttttaattataaaagacatatataatttttttgaaaataattgatTATCAAGAAATCAGATTCGTAATCAAAATacttcactaaaatatataaaaaattaactataATTTCATGGGATTTTTGCGTATGCAAGGCGTAACTGTTATTAATAGAGTGccacatagataaaaaaatgattattaGTGTATGACCATTGACACACAATAGAAAAacctaattttatttaagagaATTGATGATACTTCAATGAATATGAACAGTGAAATATGATTAACTTAAAATTGTGTTTgagaatataaatttcattttaaattttgaatttttaataacATGATTTAAGGTGTCTATCTCAAATTCTAAAATTGAtactgatattttttttttttttttgaaaatgagaataaatctcaacgagaatcggcaattcaccgtaataattctttcattcaagaaagcttattatctaaccgtcggacatgcaagatgaccggggaaatttagacaataaaactttaatgtccgaaaagaaaaccggccttcttccaagaatcctgaaaataaaggagaaacaaaagaatataagtcgaaatatttaacagattacatcaaaatattcccacaatcatgataactcatgattgagacaattaagctcttaattaaggcatcataataaaattgataCTGATATTTGAATGTGATAAAACACTTTTAGATAAACCGGTACACTTTTTCTTTGAGGTGAAATCGAATTAGTAGTAGTGCGATTTGGGATAAGCATGTGTAACGAAGCTGTGCTGTACGTGAGTACGTGTAAAAACTAAAACGGTTGACAATTAATTGGCAAAGAATAGAAAAATAGGGTTGACAAATCATAGGCTCAAGTGTAAGTAATGGAGGTGTCACGAATAATACACAGTAGTTGCAACAGTTTAGGATTGGAATGCAGGAGATAGAGTAATTCAAAGTCAAGCAAATTATAGGACGCACTCACTTTCGGTGCACAAAAACAGTGAGAAGAGACCCAACATTTGTCAAACCAACATGATTGATGGGGTTGGAAGAGTGCATTACGTCGGTGCTCAGCCGCTCCATGCCTCACCATTCTGCTTCCCTTTCCTCATCCTACACGTTACTACTTTCACTGCATTAAGCAAGTACATTTATTTCAACtagttttgaattttgaatatatgaatCATAATAATATACGTAAAAAAAGCGAATGTGAAAAATTctaatatgttataatttttttcgtgAATGATACTGCAATATTcttatatatagataaaaaaaaatatacgtaTGTCTGGGATCCAGCCCATTTATCAGTATAATAGTCTGAcagtcattttttttttctgacaaATTTTGTTAGTAAATTTAAATACACATAACACTACTCATCATGCTATAACCCTAAAAATCTTAGAAAGAATGTCGAAGTCTTAGCTCGTGTTGATTAATCATCTGGTAATGGCAGCAAAGTCCTGGTCAGGTCAAGCGACTATGCCCTCGTAATTGTTTTAATACAGTTGCTTATATAGTTTGGTTAATTGTAAATGTATCTGCTGACCCATCAATTCTTTAGAATTGTTCAATTAAAACCCCTCAATACTTGCTAATTGCTATATTCATGCTTTAGTTCACCATAACTGAAGTACGAATTAAGttcaaagtttgatttaattAGCAGCATAAGAAAAAACGAATACTTCGGTCATGGTCTATGGTTGTTCGATGTCGTTCTCTACAAATATCTTGATTGATATTTAGCTGGGCTATACGTGGCAACATATCCTCATCCACGTTtaggattatatatatactcgTGGACTTTCATGATATAAGTGGATTTACATATGGCCAACCAAATACCAATCAAAGGCTACTGCATATGATTCTCACAAATATATAGTAGAAA
This genomic window contains:
- the LOC108225216 gene encoding ethylene-responsive transcription factor ERF053, with translation MNSKSKMVVEESHFISSMDGDKDQFKDFDYTGLEMRQWKTIFEEASMSDRPFKKINQDFSHFSSPATTATSTSPVSIPLSSSTQFPFAFNGSPQAIESLHSPPMNNQQTQQQMISFEPRHHQGFGFPPYFCGDLAASPKYQQQELLQYWSNALNLSPRGRMMMMNKLGQDSRALFRPPIQPIAQTKLYRGVRQRHWGKWVAEIRLPRNRTRLWLGTFDTAEEAAMAYDREAFKLRGENARLNFPERFLNKDKTVGVEPSSSTLSPEASKQAQEFPEILNQASDTELLPLAKSGDNLNNDSGLGSSAGEYLQPSVGSSGAGGGVLGSSSELVWGDISDTWFNPFPGGWGPGSPAWDTLDHSNNFMMPTNLSLGNAHQEEHTNLNTQKQPESMGSASSDTMNTFFWNDQY